Proteins encoded by one window of Bacillus sp. DTU_2020_1000418_1_SI_GHA_SEK_038:
- the fusA gene encoding elongation factor G, which produces MAREFSLENTRNIGIMAHIDAGKTTTTERILYYTGKIHKIGETHEGGAQMDWMEQEQERGITITSAATTAQWKGHRVNIIDTPGHVDFTVEVERSLRVLDGAVTVLDAQSGVEPQTETVWRQATTYGVPRIVFVNKMDKLGADFLYSISTLHDRLQANAAAIQLPIGAEDTFRGIIDLVEMDATFYNNDLGTDIQVGEIPEEYQAQAEEYREKLIEAVSEFDEDLMEKYLGGEEITKEELKAAIRKGTLSVEFYPVLCGTAFKNKGVQKVLDAAVDYLPSPLDIPAINGVNPETDEATERHADDEEPFSALAFKVMTDPYVGKLTFFRVYSGTLNSGSYVKNSTKGKRERVGRILQMHANSREEISIVHAGDIAAAVGLKDTTTGDTLCDEKSPVILESMEFPEPVIQLSIEPKTKADQDKMTTALQKLQEEDPTFRAHTDQETGEVIIAGMGELHLDILVDRMRREFKVEANVGAPQVAYRETFRGSASVEGKFARQSGGRGQYGHVWIEFSPNEEGKGFEFENAIVGGVVPREYIAPVQAGLEDALDRGVLAGFPLVDIKAKLFDGSYHDVDSSEMAFKIAASMALKNAASKCNPVILEPVMKVEVIIPEEYMGDIMGNVTSRRGRVEGMEARGNAQVVRAMVPLSEMFGYATSLRSSTQGRGVFSMTFDHYEEVPKSISEEIIKKHKGE; this is translated from the coding sequence ATGGCAAGAGAGTTCTCCTTAGAAAATACTCGTAATATCGGGATCATGGCACACATTGATGCCGGTAAAACAACAACAACTGAGCGAATTCTGTACTACACAGGAAAAATCCACAAAATCGGTGAAACACACGAAGGTGGAGCTCAGATGGACTGGATGGAGCAAGAGCAGGAGCGTGGGATCACAATTACATCTGCAGCAACAACTGCACAATGGAAAGGTCACCGCGTAAACATCATCGATACACCAGGACACGTAGACTTCACAGTTGAAGTTGAACGTTCACTTCGTGTACTTGATGGTGCAGTAACTGTACTTGATGCTCAATCTGGGGTAGAACCACAAACTGAAACAGTATGGCGCCAAGCTACAACTTACGGCGTACCACGTATTGTTTTCGTAAACAAAATGGATAAACTTGGTGCGGATTTCTTATATTCTATCAGCACACTTCATGATCGTTTACAAGCGAATGCAGCAGCGATCCAACTACCAATTGGTGCTGAAGATACATTCAGAGGTATCATTGACTTAGTTGAAATGGACGCTACATTCTACAACAACGATCTTGGAACTGATATTCAAGTTGGAGAAATCCCAGAAGAATATCAAGCTCAAGCCGAAGAATACCGCGAAAAGTTAATAGAAGCAGTATCTGAATTCGATGAAGATTTAATGGAAAAGTATCTTGGTGGAGAAGAAATCACTAAGGAAGAGCTAAAAGCAGCGATTCGTAAAGGTACTTTAAGTGTTGAATTCTATCCAGTATTGTGCGGAACTGCTTTCAAAAACAAAGGTGTTCAAAAAGTTCTTGATGCAGCAGTTGATTACCTTCCATCTCCTCTGGACATTCCTGCTATTAATGGTGTGAACCCAGAAACAGATGAAGCAACAGAACGTCATGCAGATGATGAAGAGCCATTCTCTGCTCTTGCATTTAAAGTTATGACTGACCCTTATGTTGGTAAACTTACATTCTTCCGTGTTTACTCTGGTACATTGAACTCAGGTTCATATGTGAAAAACTCAACGAAAGGTAAGCGTGAGCGTGTAGGACGTATTCTGCAAATGCATGCTAACTCACGTGAAGAGATTTCGATTGTACATGCTGGAGATATCGCAGCAGCTGTAGGTTTGAAAGACACGACTACAGGGGATACACTTTGTGATGAAAAATCTCCTGTTATCTTAGAATCAATGGAATTCCCAGAGCCAGTTATTCAATTATCTATTGAGCCAAAAACTAAGGCTGACCAAGATAAAATGACAACAGCTCTTCAAAAACTTCAAGAAGAAGATCCGACATTCCGCGCACATACTGACCAGGAAACTGGAGAAGTAATTATTGCAGGTATGGGTGAGCTTCACCTTGATATCCTTGTTGATCGTATGCGTCGTGAATTTAAAGTGGAAGCTAACGTTGGTGCACCTCAGGTTGCATACCGTGAAACATTCCGCGGTTCAGCTTCAGTTGAAGGTAAATTTGCTCGCCAATCTGGTGGACGTGGACAATATGGTCACGTTTGGATTGAATTCTCTCCAAACGAAGAAGGTAAAGGTTTCGAGTTTGAAAATGCTATCGTTGGTGGGGTTGTTCCTCGTGAGTATATCGCACCTGTACAAGCAGGTCTTGAAGATGCGCTTGACAGAGGAGTTCTTGCTGGATTCCCATTAGTTGATATTAAAGCTAAATTATTTGATGGATCATACCATGATGTTGACTCATCTGAAATGGCATTTAAAATCGCTGCATCAATGGCGTTAAAAAATGCTGCGTCAAAATGTAACCCTGTAATTCTTGAGCCGGTAATGAAGGTTGAAGTTATTATTCCTGAAGAATACATGGGAGATATTATGGGTAACGTTACTTCACGCCGTGGTCGCGTTGAAGGTATGGAAGCACGCGGCAACGCTCAAGTTGTTCGTGCAATGGTTCCACTTTCAGAAATGTTTGGTTACGCTACTTCATTACGTTCAAGCACACAAGGTCGTGGTGTATTCTCTATGACATTTGATCATTACGAAGAAGTGCCAAAATCAATTTCTGAAGAAATTATCAAAAAACACAAAGGTGAATAA
- the rplV gene encoding 50S ribosomal protein L22: MQAKAVARTVRIAPRKARLVVDLIRGKQVGEAVAILNLTPKAASPIVEKVLKSALANAEHNYEMDVNNLVVAQAFVDEGPTLKRFRPRAMGRASQINKRTSHITIVLSEKKEG; this comes from the coding sequence ATGCAAGCTAAAGCTGTTGCAAGAACAGTTCGTATTGCTCCTCGTAAAGCTCGTTTAGTCGTAGATTTAATTCGAGGAAAGCAAGTAGGTGAAGCAGTAGCGATTTTGAACTTAACTCCAAAAGCTGCTTCTCCAATCGTAGAGAAAGTTTTGAAATCTGCATTAGCAAACGCTGAGCACAACTACGAAATGGACGTTAACAATTTAGTGGTTGCTCAAGCATTCGTTGACGAAGGACCAACACTAAAACGTTTCCGTCCTCGTGCAATGGGCCGTGCAAGCCAAATTAACAAACGTACTAGCCATATTACTATCGTTTTATCAGAAAAGAAGGAGGGATAA
- the rpsS gene encoding 30S ribosomal protein S19 gives MGRSLKKGPFVDDHLMTKIEKLNETDGKQVIKTWSRRSTIFPQFIGHTIAVYDGRKHVPVYVTEDMVGHKLGEFAPTRAYKGHGNDDKKTRR, from the coding sequence ATGGGTCGCAGCTTAAAAAAAGGACCTTTTGTTGATGATCATTTAATGACTAAGATCGAAAAGCTAAATGAAACTGATGGCAAACAAGTTATCAAAACTTGGTCTCGCCGTTCTACGATCTTCCCGCAATTCATCGGACACACAATTGCAGTTTACGATGGTCGTAAACACGTTCCTGTATATGTCACTGAAGACATGGTAGGCCACAAGCTTGGAGAATTTGCTCCAACACGCGCTTACAAAGGGCATGGCAATGATGATAAGAAAACAAGACGTTAA
- the rplB gene encoding 50S ribosomal protein L2, which produces MAIKKYKPTSNGRRGMTGFTFEEITTDKPEKSLLAPLNKKAGRNNQGKITVRHQAGGHKRQYRIIDFKRNKDGIPGRVATIEYDPNRSSRIALINYVDGEKRYILAPKNLEVGMEVMSGPEADIKVGNALPLTNIPMGTVIHNIELKPGKGGQLVRSAGTSAQVLGKEGKYVLVRLNSGEVRMILATCRATIGQVGNEQHELINIGKAGRSRWLGKRPAVRGSVMNPNDHPHGGGEGRSPIGRKSPMTPWGKPTLGFKTRKKSNKSDKFIVRRRKK; this is translated from the coding sequence ATGGCGATTAAAAAGTATAAACCTACCTCTAACGGTCGTCGCGGCATGACAGGTTTCACTTTCGAAGAAATCACTACTGATAAGCCCGAAAAGTCCCTGTTAGCTCCATTAAATAAAAAAGCAGGCCGCAACAACCAAGGTAAGATAACTGTTCGTCATCAAGCCGGCGGTCATAAACGCCAGTATCGTATTATCGACTTTAAACGTAACAAAGATGGCATTCCAGGACGCGTTGCTACGATCGAGTACGATCCAAACCGTTCATCAAGAATTGCACTAATTAACTATGTAGATGGTGAAAAGCGCTACATCCTAGCTCCTAAAAACCTAGAAGTAGGTATGGAAGTAATGTCTGGTCCAGAGGCTGACATTAAAGTGGGTAACGCTCTGCCATTAACAAACATTCCAATGGGTACTGTAATCCATAACATCGAGTTAAAGCCTGGTAAAGGTGGACAATTAGTCCGTTCTGCAGGTACTTCTGCTCAAGTTCTTGGTAAAGAAGGTAAATATGTTCTTGTTCGTCTAAACTCTGGCGAAGTACGTATGATCCTTGCTACTTGCCGTGCAACTATCGGCCAAGTTGGTAACGAGCAACACGAGCTTATTAACATCGGTAAAGCAGGACGTTCCCGCTGGTTAGGTAAGCGCCCAGCTGTTCGTGGATCTGTAATGAACCCTAACGATCACCCACACGGTGGTGGTGAAGGACGTTCACCAATCGGACGTAAGTCTCCAATGACTCCTTGGGGCAAACCAACACTTGGTTTCAAAACACGCAAAAAATCAAACAAGTCGGATAAGTTTATTGTTCGCCGCCGTAAAAAATAA
- the rplP gene encoding 50S ribosomal protein L16, with the protein MLLPKRVKYRRVHRGNMRGQSKGGTEVNFGEFGLQATEASWITNRQIEAARIAMTRYMKRGGKVWIQIFPHKPYTAKPLEVRMGSGKGAPEGWVAVVKPGKVMFEIAGVSEEIAREALRLAAHKLPLKCKFVKREEIGGESNES; encoded by the coding sequence ATGTTACTGCCTAAACGCGTAAAATATCGTCGTGTGCACCGTGGAAATATGCGCGGTCAATCAAAAGGCGGCACAGAAGTGAATTTCGGTGAATTCGGTCTGCAGGCTACTGAAGCTTCATGGATCACGAACCGTCAAATTGAAGCAGCTCGTATCGCTATGACTCGTTACATGAAACGTGGCGGTAAAGTTTGGATTCAAATATTCCCTCATAAGCCATACACTGCCAAGCCTCTAGAAGTCCGAATGGGTTCCGGTAAGGGTGCTCCTGAAGGATGGGTAGCAGTTGTTAAGCCTGGGAAAGTAATGTTCGAAATTGCAGGTGTTTCTGAAGAAATTGCTCGTGAAGCTCTTCGACTTGCTGCACACAAGCTTCCGCTTAAGTGTAAGTTTGTAAAACGAGAAGAAATTGGTGGTGAATCAAATGAAAGCTAA
- the rpsL gene encoding 30S ribosomal protein S12, producing MPTINQLVRKPRQTKEDKSKSPALNKGYNSFKKAQTNVSSPQKRGVCTRVGTMTPKKPNSALRKYARVRLSNGIEVNAYIPGIGHNLQEHSVVLIRGGRVKDLPGVRYHIVRGALDTAGVANRMQSRSKYGQKKPKAAKK from the coding sequence ATGCCTACAATTAACCAATTAGTGCGCAAGCCTCGTCAAACAAAAGAGGATAAATCAAAATCACCTGCGCTAAACAAAGGCTATAACAGCTTCAAAAAAGCACAAACAAATGTTTCTTCACCACAAAAACGCGGTGTATGTACTCGTGTTGGTACAATGACTCCAAAAAAACCAAACTCAGCATTACGTAAATATGCTCGTGTGCGTTTATCTAACGGAATCGAGGTTAATGCTTATATTCCTGGTATCGGTCATAACCTGCAAGAACACAGTGTTGTTCTAATTCGCGGCGGACGTGTAAAGGACTTACCGGGGGTACGTTACCATATCGTTCGTGGAGCATTAGACACAGCTGGTGTTGCTAACCGTATGCAAAGTCGTTCTAAATACGGTCAGAAGAAACCAAAAGCAGCGAAAAAATAA
- the tuf gene encoding elongation factor Tu, whose translation MAKAKFDRSKPHVNIGTIGHVDHGKTTLTAAITTVLAKKMGGEAKGYDQIDNAPEEKERGITISTSHVEYETENRHYAHVDCPGHADYVKNMITGAAQMDGGILVVSAADGPMPQTREHILLSRQVGVPYLVVFMNKCDMVDDEELLELVEMEVRDLLSEYDFPGDDIPVVKGSALKALEGEEAWEEKIVELMAAVDEYVPNPTRDTDKPFMMPVEDVFSITGRGTVATGRVERGVVKVGDVVEITGFTEEPKSTTVTGVEMFRKLLDYAEAGDNIGALLRGVAREDIQRGQVLAKPGTIKPHTVFKAEVYVLSKEEGGRHTPFFTNYRPQFYFRTTDVTGICNLPEGVEMVMPGDNIEMHVELIAPIAIEEGTKFSIREGGRTVGAGVVATIVE comes from the coding sequence ATGGCTAAAGCTAAATTTGACCGTTCAAAACCCCATGTTAACATTGGTACAATCGGACACGTTGACCATGGTAAAACTACTTTAACTGCTGCTATCACTACTGTTCTTGCAAAGAAAATGGGTGGAGAAGCAAAAGGTTACGACCAAATCGATAACGCTCCAGAAGAAAAAGAGCGTGGAATTACTATCTCAACTTCTCACGTTGAGTACGAAACTGAAAACCGTCACTATGCACACGTTGATTGCCCAGGACACGCTGACTACGTTAAAAACATGATCACTGGTGCTGCTCAAATGGACGGCGGTATCCTAGTAGTATCTGCTGCTGACGGCCCAATGCCACAAACTCGTGAGCACATCCTTCTTTCTCGTCAAGTAGGTGTACCTTACCTTGTTGTATTCATGAACAAGTGTGACATGGTTGACGATGAAGAGCTTCTTGAATTAGTAGAAATGGAAGTTCGTGACCTTCTTTCAGAATACGACTTCCCAGGAGATGACATTCCTGTAGTTAAAGGTTCTGCTCTTAAAGCTCTTGAAGGTGAAGAAGCATGGGAAGAAAAAATCGTTGAGCTTATGGCTGCTGTCGATGAGTATGTTCCAAACCCAACTCGTGACACTGACAAGCCATTCATGATGCCAGTTGAGGACGTATTCTCAATCACTGGTCGTGGAACTGTTGCTACTGGACGTGTTGAGCGTGGAGTAGTTAAAGTTGGAGACGTTGTTGAAATCACTGGTTTCACAGAAGAGCCAAAATCAACTACAGTTACTGGAGTTGAAATGTTCCGTAAATTACTAGATTACGCTGAAGCTGGAGATAACATTGGTGCTCTTCTTCGTGGTGTAGCACGTGAAGATATCCAACGTGGACAAGTGCTTGCTAAGCCAGGTACAATCAAGCCACACACAGTTTTCAAAGCTGAAGTTTACGTATTATCTAAAGAAGAGGGTGGACGTCATACTCCATTCTTCACTAACTACCGTCCTCAGTTCTACTTCCGTACAACTGACGTAACTGGTATTTGTAATCTTCCTGAAGGCGTAGAAATGGTTATGCCTGGAGATAACATTGAAATGCACGTTGAGCTTATCGCTCCAATCGCTATCGAAGAAGGAACTAAGTTCTCAATTCGTGAAGGTGGACGTACAGTAGGCGCTGGCGTTGTTGCTACAATCGTTGAATAA
- the rpsQ gene encoding 30S ribosomal protein S17, translating to MSERNQRKVYTGRVVSDKMDKTVTVLVETYKKHPLYGKRVKYSKKFKAHDEQNTAKTGDIVRIMETRPLSATKRFRLVEVVEKAVII from the coding sequence ATGAGTGAACGCAACCAACGCAAAGTTTACACTGGGCGTGTTGTTTCAGACAAAATGGATAAGACCGTTACTGTCCTTGTTGAAACTTACAAAAAGCACCCTTTATACGGTAAACGCGTTAAGTACTCTAAAAAATTCAAAGCTCATGATGAGCAAAATACAGCGAAAACTGGCGATATTGTCCGTATTATGGAAACTCGTCCGCTTTCAGCTACAAAACGCTTCCGTCTTGTAGAAGTAGTAGAAAAAGCAGTTATTATCTAA
- the rpsG gene encoding 30S ribosomal protein S7: MPRKGPIAKRDVLPDPIYNSKLVSKLINKMMVDGKRGKSQAILYSAFNIISERAGKEPMEVFDQALKNIMPVLEVKARRVGGSNYQVPVEVRPDRRTTLGLRWLVNYSRLRGEKTMEERLANEILDAANNTGASVKKREDTHKMAEANKAFAHYRW; encoded by the coding sequence ATGCCACGTAAAGGTCCTATAGCAAAAAGAGACGTATTACCGGATCCGATTTACAACTCAAAGCTTGTTAGCAAACTTATCAACAAAATGATGGTTGACGGTAAGAGAGGTAAATCTCAAGCAATTCTTTACTCAGCATTTAATATTATTAGCGAGCGCGCTGGAAAAGAGCCAATGGAAGTTTTCGATCAAGCGCTTAAGAACATCATGCCTGTACTTGAAGTAAAAGCACGCCGTGTCGGCGGATCAAACTACCAAGTACCAGTAGAGGTGCGTCCAGATCGTCGTACAACTCTTGGTCTTCGCTGGTTAGTAAACTACTCTCGTCTACGTGGAGAAAAGACGATGGAAGAGCGTTTAGCAAACGAAATTCTTGATGCAGCTAACAATACTGGTGCATCAGTTAAGAAACGTGAAGACACTCACAAAATGGCAGAAGCTAACAAAGCATTTGCTCATTATCGCTGGTAG
- the rplC gene encoding 50S ribosomal protein L3 — MTKGILGRKIGMTQVFAENGDLIPVTVVEAAANVVLQKKSVETDGYEAIQVGFDDKREKLSNKPEKGHVAKANTAPKRFVRELRGVNLGEYEVGQEVKVDIFAAGETVDVTGISKGKGFQGAIKRHGQSRGPMSHGSRYHRRVGSMGPVAPNRVFKGKLLPGRMGGEQVTVQNLEIVKVDVERNLLLIKGNVPGAKKALLKIKSAVKA, encoded by the coding sequence ATGACCAAAGGAATCTTAGGAAGAAAGATTGGTATGACTCAAGTGTTTGCTGAAAACGGTGATTTAATCCCGGTAACAGTAGTTGAGGCAGCTGCTAACGTTGTTCTTCAAAAGAAATCAGTTGAAACTGATGGCTATGAAGCAATCCAAGTCGGATTTGATGACAAACGTGAAAAGCTATCTAACAAACCTGAAAAGGGCCATGTTGCTAAAGCTAACACTGCTCCTAAGCGCTTCGTTCGTGAGTTACGCGGAGTAAATTTAGGAGAATATGAAGTTGGTCAAGAAGTCAAAGTTGATATTTTTGCAGCAGGTGAAACTGTTGATGTAACAGGAATCTCAAAAGGTAAAGGTTTCCAAGGCGCCATTAAACGCCACGGACAATCACGCGGACCAATGTCCCACGGTTCACGTTACCACCGTCGTGTCGGTTCAATGGGTCCTGTTGCTCCAAACCGTGTATTCAAGGGTAAATTATTACCTGGACGCATGGGTGGAGAGCAAGTGACAGTACAAAATCTTGAAATTGTAAAAGTTGACGTTGAACGCAACCTTTTACTAATCAAAGGTAATGTACCTGGAGCTAAAAAAGCTTTATTAAAAATCAAAAGTGCGGTTAAAGCATAG
- the rplN gene encoding 50S ribosomal protein L14, with translation MIQQESRLKVADNSGAREVLTIKVLGGTGRKYANIGDIIVCTVKQATPGGVVKKGDVVKAVVVRTKSGVRRNDGTYIRFDENACVIIRDDKGPRGTRIFGPVARELRDSNFMKIISLAPEVL, from the coding sequence ATGATTCAACAGGAATCACGTTTGAAAGTTGCAGACAACTCTGGTGCTCGTGAAGTACTTACAATTAAAGTTCTTGGTGGCACTGGCCGCAAATACGCTAACATCGGTGATATTATCGTTTGTACAGTGAAACAAGCAACACCAGGTGGCGTTGTTAAAAAAGGTGATGTTGTTAAAGCAGTAGTTGTTCGGACAAAGAGCGGTGTACGCCGTAATGACGGTACTTACATTCGTTTTGATGAAAACGCATGTGTAATTATTCGTGACGATAAGGGTCCTCGTGGAACTCGTATCTTCGGACCTGTTGCTCGTGAACTACGCGACAGCAACTTCATGAAAATTATTTCTTTAGCTCCAGAAGTTCTATAA
- a CDS encoding 50S ribosomal protein L7ae-like protein: MSYEKVLQAKGIIIGTRQTVKALQAGTIKEIVIAKDADPKVIAKVASKATEVNVPILYVDSMKKLGKACGIDVGAAAVAIII, from the coding sequence ATGTCTTATGAAAAAGTATTGCAGGCAAAAGGTATAATAATAGGAACTAGGCAAACAGTGAAAGCACTGCAAGCAGGAACAATTAAAGAAATTGTCATTGCCAAAGACGCGGATCCGAAAGTGATAGCGAAAGTGGCAAGTAAAGCAACTGAGGTAAATGTTCCGATTCTCTATGTAGACTCCATGAAAAAGCTTGGAAAAGCATGTGGGATAGATGTTGGTGCAGCAGCTGTTGCGATTATCATTTAA
- the rplW gene encoding 50S ribosomal protein L23, with product MMDARDIIKRPVITEASSDLMADKKYTFEVDVRANKTQVKDAVETIFGVKVEKVNVMNYKGKFKRMGRFGGYTNKRRKAIVKLTADSKEIEFFEV from the coding sequence ATAATGGATGCACGCGATATCATTAAGCGCCCCGTAATTACTGAAGCTTCTTCTGATTTAATGGCAGATAAAAAATATACGTTTGAAGTTGACGTTAGAGCTAATAAAACTCAAGTTAAAGATGCTGTAGAAACTATCTTCGGTGTTAAAGTTGAGAAAGTAAACGTTATGAACTACAAAGGTAAATTCAAGCGTATGGGACGTTTTGGCGGATACACAAACAAACGTCGTAAAGCAATTGTTAAATTAACAGCTGACAGCAAAGAAATAGAATTCTTTGAAGTTTAA
- the rpmC gene encoding 50S ribosomal protein L29, whose translation MKANDIRDLTTAEIEQKVKSLKEELFNLRFQLATGQLENTARIREVRKSIARMKTVIREREIGFSK comes from the coding sequence ATGAAAGCTAATGATATTCGTGACCTTACCACTGCCGAAATTGAACAAAAAGTCAAATCATTAAAAGAAGAATTATTCAATCTTCGCTTTCAGTTAGCGACTGGCCAGCTTGAGAATACAGCTCGTATTCGTGAAGTACGCAAATCAATCGCTCGTATGAAAACAGTGATTCGTGAAAGAGAAATTGGTTTTTCAAAGTGA
- the rplX gene encoding 50S ribosomal protein L24 has protein sequence MHVKKGDKVMVISGKDKGKTGVILAAFPKQDRVLVEGVNIVKKHSKPSQVNPQGGIISQEAPIHVSNVMPVDPKSGNPTRVGYKTVDGKKVRVATKSGEVLDK, from the coding sequence ATGCATGTGAAAAAAGGTGACAAAGTTATGGTCATCTCTGGTAAGGATAAAGGCAAAACGGGTGTCATTCTTGCAGCGTTCCCTAAACAAGACCGAGTACTTGTTGAAGGAGTAAACATTGTGAAAAAACATTCCAAGCCATCCCAAGTGAATCCGCAAGGCGGAATCATTAGCCAAGAGGCTCCGATTCATGTGTCAAACGTTATGCCTGTCGACCCTAAGTCTGGCAACCCAACACGGGTAGGCTATAAAACGGTTGATGGCAAAAAAGTACGTGTAGCAACAAAATCCGGTGAAGTTCTAGATAAATAG
- the rpsJ gene encoding 30S ribosomal protein S10 produces the protein MAKQKIRIRLKAYDHRILDQSAEKIVETAKRSGAAVSGPIPLPTEKSIYTILRAVHKYKDSREQFEMRTHKRLIDIVNPTPQTVDSLMRLDLPSGVDIEIKL, from the coding sequence ATGGCAAAACAAAAAATTCGTATTCGTTTAAAAGCGTATGATCACAGAATCCTTGATCAATCTGCTGAAAAGATTGTTGAGACTGCAAAACGTTCTGGTGCGGCTGTATCTGGTCCGATTCCATTACCGACTGAAAAGTCTATCTACACAATCCTTCGTGCGGTTCATAAGTACAAAGATTCTCGTGAGCAGTTCGAAATGCGTACGCACAAACGTCTAATCGACATCGTTAACCCAACACCACAAACGGTAGATTCACTAATGCGTTTAGATTTACCATCAGGTGTAGATATCGAAATCAAACTTTAA
- the rpsC gene encoding 30S ribosomal protein S3, whose protein sequence is MGQKVNPVGLRIGVIRDWESKWYAGKDYADLLHEDLKVREYITKRLNDASVSKVEIERAANRINITIHTAKPGMVIGKGGTEVEALRKALNSLTGKRVHINILEIKKADIDAKLVAENIARQLENRVSFRRAQKQTIQRAMRAGAKGIKTMVSGRLGGADIARSESYSEGTVPLHTLRADIDYATAEADTTYGKLGVKVWIYRGEVLPTKKKSEEGGK, encoded by the coding sequence GTGGGTCAAAAAGTAAATCCAGTCGGTTTGCGTATCGGTGTTATCCGTGATTGGGAATCAAAATGGTACGCAGGCAAAGACTATGCTGATCTTTTACACGAAGACCTTAAAGTTCGTGAGTACATCACAAAGCGTCTGAACGATGCTTCTGTATCAAAAGTAGAAATCGAACGTGCAGCTAATCGTATAAACATCACTATTCACACTGCCAAGCCAGGAATGGTTATTGGTAAAGGTGGTACTGAAGTTGAAGCACTTCGTAAAGCTCTTAACTCACTTACTGGCAAACGTGTACACATCAATATTCTTGAAATCAAAAAAGCTGATATCGATGCGAAATTAGTTGCGGAAAACATTGCTCGTCAATTAGAAAACCGCGTATCTTTCCGTCGTGCTCAAAAACAAACTATTCAACGTGCAATGCGCGCTGGTGCGAAAGGTATCAAAACAATGGTATCTGGACGCTTAGGCGGTGCTGATATCGCTCGTTCTGAATCTTACAGCGAAGGAACAGTTCCACTTCATACTCTTCGTGCTGATATCGATTATGCTACAGCTGAAGCTGATACAACTTACGGTAAGCTTGGTGTGAAAGTATGGATTTATCGTGGAGAGGTCCTTCCTACGAAGAAGAAATCTGAGGAAGGAGGCAAATAA
- the rplD gene encoding 50S ribosomal protein L4 yields the protein MPKVALFNQSGSQVGEIELNDTIFGIEPNNHVLFEAVVMQRASLRQGTHKTKIRSEVAGGGRKPWRQKGTGRARQGSIRSPQWRGGGTVFGPVPRSYSYKLPKKVRRLAIKSALSSKVLAENILVLESLAFETPKTKDFKGVLKGLSIESKALIVTADLDENVALSARNIPGVTVVTATGINVLDVLNHDKLIMTKAAVEKVEEVLA from the coding sequence ATGCCGAAAGTAGCATTATTTAACCAAAGCGGATCTCAAGTTGGTGAAATCGAGCTTAATGATACGATCTTTGGTATTGAGCCTAATAACCACGTTTTATTCGAAGCGGTTGTTATGCAAAGAGCTTCTTTACGTCAAGGAACTCACAAAACTAAAATTCGATCTGAAGTAGCAGGCGGCGGTCGCAAGCCATGGCGCCAAAAAGGCACTGGCCGTGCTCGTCAAGGTTCTATCCGTTCACCACAATGGCGTGGCGGTGGTACTGTGTTTGGTCCTGTTCCACGTAGCTACAGCTATAAGCTTCCTAAAAAAGTTCGTCGCTTAGCGATCAAATCAGCATTATCTTCTAAAGTGTTAGCAGAAAACATTTTAGTATTAGAAAGCCTTGCTTTCGAAACTCCAAAAACAAAAGACTTTAAAGGTGTTTTAAAAGGTCTTTCTATTGAATCCAAAGCACTTATTGTAACAGCTGACCTTGATGAAAACGTAGCATTATCTGCTCGTAACATTCCTGGTGTAACTGTTGTAACTGCTACAGGAATCAACGTTCTGGACGTTTTAAATCATGATAAATTAATCATGACGAAGGCAGCAGTTGAAAAAGTAGAGGAGGTGCTTGCATAA